A genomic stretch from Bos javanicus breed banteng chromosome 29, ARS-OSU_banteng_1.0, whole genome shotgun sequence includes:
- the LOC133241749 gene encoding LOW QUALITY PROTEIN: phosphomannomutase 2-like (The sequence of the model RefSeq protein was modified relative to this genomic sequence to represent the inferred CDS: deleted 1 base in 1 codon), whose product MTAPGPALCLFDVDGTLTAPRQKITKDMDCFLQKLRQKIKIGVVGGSDFEKVQEQLGDDVIKKYDYVFPENGLVAYRDGKLLCKQNIQGHLGEALIQDLINYCLSYIAKIKLPKKRGTFIEFRNGMLNVSPIIGRSCSQEERIEFYKLDRKENIRQKFVEDLRKEFAGKGLTFSIRGQISFDVFPDGWDKRYCLGHVEKDGYKTIYFFGDKTMPGGNDHEIFTDPRTVGYTVAAPEDTRRICEELFC is encoded by the exons ATGACTGCGCCCGGTCCAGCGCTCTGCCTTTTCGACGTGGACGGGACCCTGACGGCCCCGCGGCA GAAAATTACCAAAGACATGGATTGCTTTCTGcaaaaactgaggcagaagatcaAAATTGGTGTCGTCGGCGGGTCGGACTTTGAGAAAGTACAGGAGCAGCTGGGAGATGACgttattaaaaaatatgattaCGTGTTTCCAGAAAATGGCTTGGTAGCATACAGAGATGGGAAACTCTTGTGTAAACAGAATATTCAAGGTCACCTGGGTGAAGCCCTAATCCAGGATTTAATCAACTACTGTCTGAGCTACATCGCGAAAATCAAGCTCCCGAAGAAGAGGGGCACTTTCATAGAGTTCCGTAACGGGATGCTGAACGTGTCGCCGATC ATCGGAAGAAGCTGCAGCCAGGAAGAACGCATTGAGTTCTACAAGCTCGATCGGAAAGAAAACATAAGACAAAAGTTCGTGGAGGATCTGCGAAAAGAGTTTGCTGGGAAAGGCCTCACGTTTTCCATAAGAGGCCAGATCAGCTTCGATGTCTTCCCCGATGGCTGGGACAAGAGGTACTGCCTGGGACACGTGGAGAAGGACGGCTATAAGACCATCTATTTCTTCGGCGACAAAACCATGCCAGGCGGGAATGACCACGAGATCTTCACAGACCCCAGGACGGTGGGCTACACGGTGGCGGCGCCGGAGGACACGCGCAGGATCTGCGAGGAGCTCTTCTGCTGA